TTTAAGGAATCAAATCAATAAACCAAAGTTTTGGAAGAACATATGCTCAAGAAGTATAATAACTGAtaatatatttgaaaaaaatagaaaaggaaaGGGAATAGAATATCATGTAGACGTAGTGTTTCTATTTCCTGAAGATAAGATggagacaaaaaaaaagagttttctGTATTCACATTGAAAGGTCAAAAGCCACAGTTTTCCTTTTATGGATAACTATCAAATAAAGAGTTTGGGAAATatccattaaattaaaaaacaaacaaacattcCCTAATCCTATGCCTTAATCTATGGGGCTCTCATCTTAATAGGAAGGTAGAATCAGAATATAGCTAATTGGATATAGATGAAGGACTTTCCATGCTTgaataaaggaaaaaaatatgaagaTTCATGTACCATTTTTTTGTGTAGACACCTAAATATAGGAATACAAGAGAGAGAAAAGTAATGTGATATGCGAATATGTGATTTTACTGTTTTGTAATGCATGGATCCGGGATTGCATTAGAAAATATGCAAAAGTAAGAAACTACACACCTTATCCATTAGAGGAACTCTTCCATAAGGAGTTGATCTTTCAAAATACTGGAAATAGAGGTGACCCAATCTGTCATTTTGGTGCCATAAACAATCCTGCTCAAACcctccttcttctgatgaagttccATCCCATCTCCATAGCTTATCACACTCACTCTCATCACTGTAAGAGTCACTGTAAGAATCCCTTGTCTCACATTCACCTAACTCAGTCTCTTCCCTGAAAAAACACATTCAAATTCATCATGCAATGATGCATCATTTTCCCGTGATAGATGTTCAATTAAAGGTTGCAGGCTACTAATTAACCATCAAAGCCTAGAAACATGCACATCATAATTAACAAAATCGCTCCTAAATAAATGAAAACAAAACCACCTCACATGCATCATAAAAGTTTGACCACATAAGAATTTTAAAACCAGATTTACTAGCATATTTGGACGGGCTTCTCTTTCCTCAAAATGCCAGAAGAACTGATTGAAGATTTGACGGTCTAAAATTAGTTGCGGTAAATTGGAGTTAAAAGATGAACTAATCTTAACCGTCTAATTCTTCAAATGCTATAATTTGATGACAGTAGTGACTACACCATTTTTTACTGCACCAAATCCAAATTAACTATGAAACTTCTCCCAATAAATGATTCTggtttagaatcaattgtagaaagttTTACAAACATTTATCTATTATAGTAGGAAAAATatgaatattaaataaaaaaaatggttCACACACACTAGGGACATCAATGGAAACTAaaactttcaagttgaaacaaAAAGCCTTGATTTGATTAAATCTAGGAAAGATAATGATGATATCTTCATATGCATATATGTGTGAATTATACCTGAAGGTGTTGCTGGTGAATATTTGAATTGCAGAGAGGTAAGGCACATAGTACTGCACAAGTGTCTCCCCTTTGGCCAAGGTGATTGGAACTCCAGCTCCATAGACACTGCATTCATGGAAGCAATTCCATAGATCACCCAGAGTGAAATACTCAACTGCTTCTCTATTCCATGGATGCCATAAAGGGTTAAGCTTTCTAATATCATGCTGTCcccagaaaaaaaattaaacccaaTTTAGTATAAAATAATCTTATTATCACATTGGAAATATGAAAACACattgaattttttgaaaaaaacaaaaaaaaaaacctttggaAGAAACTGAGATGGCACCACAGGTGTGGTGCACCTTAGGAAGCAGTCAAGGTTAGACTTAGATTGCATTGACCCTTTATCCAAAATCATGGTATCACAGAAACAGAACAGAAACAGAGGGAAGAACTAAAGAGGAGTTTCAACTTCTTCTCTTCCAACCTTGAATACAATGAGAAGTATGGAGAATCCAGATCAGggaaaaacagaggagaaaagtaaaaagaaacagagaaaATAAAGACAGTTTGAGAAATTATTGGGattgaaatttttttgtttctttcaaagaagaagaaagagaattgAGTCAAAGTCTTCTATTTATTGGCATTTAGATACCCATTTTCCCCCGCAAATTGCTCAATCTATCTGTTCAATCAACACCAATCtctctgtttttctttttttttcttgataagCACCAATCTCTCTGTTTTACATAAGGTGACTTGGCTAACAATGTTGCAAATTCCACACCACACTGTAACTAGGCTCAGAAATTGTTACGTGTCGAATGGCTACTTCTCTTTCCGTCGCTGTTAAACCAAGCCTTGAAGAAAACTTAATCCCCCTAACAAGACAAGCCAgaagaaaaacagaaacaagCGAAAGTTGAAACAGAGGAAAGAGAAAACAGAGGATAGTGTGGGAATGTGATGGGAGAGACAAAGTTTCAGAAATATCCAAACAAGGAAGGGGAAGAAACTTTGGTTTCTAGAAACTGCGAATTCATGATGAAGTGCACCTCACGGGAAATCTATATATAACTATAAATTTGTGAaatgaagaaagagaaataTATGAGAAATATATTAcatgatgtgataaaaaaaagaaaatatataagaaGAAAATCAAATGAGATGGATAAAAAGATAGTTTAAATGAATCAAATCTATTGTATAAAGTATACTTATTATGGATTGGGTGCTCAAAACAATTTGCTACCAAGTCAAGGCAGAATACAAATTAAGTAAATATAATGAAGATTTCATTTTTCACGAGCTCTTAATTAAGTTTAAGAGCATGTTTATCCATCTATTCTTATTTTGGGTTCTTATTTCTTAGCTACTATATTAAGTGGGTCTAGGTCTATAAGTAACTTACAAGCGGTAATGATAATATCTTGTACTCGAATTGgtgactctttttttttaagtaatggCAAAGGGGACCGAAGTATGTCACTGAAGACTCTGCTGAGACAAAAAATACAAATAGGTTGTCAAGAACATAGAGGAGGTAGAATGGGTAATATTATGGATCGTACATGGGCAATAGTTGGAGTCTGTGGCTCTCCTAGGGTTTACTCATTCTGGATCCTGAGGAAGAGGATCAAGCTGACCTTTGCGAACAACTTGATCCACTATCTCCCTTCAATCATTTTGAGCGAGATGCTCTACACAATTTTTGCTCCAATTAcaggattttttattttacttttggttagaTCTTATAGTATCCATATAATTTTGTTGGTGCAGTTGAATAAGATcataaaatgtaattttttaatcTAAGAACTGAGGAAGCAAAATTGCTTGCAGAAGCAACTAAacattatttttaagaattaaaaacTTCAGTCTTTTTCAATGGGGAAAATATAAAGACCGATTCTTAACTTAAGAATCCAAAATAAGGAGGTGCTCTAACTAGATAAGGACCCACatattcattaataatttttttatttttaatattaattaaattaagtgtATGGAATTTTAGGATGATATGGTCTATTTGTAGAGCAACAACACTCAAAACATGTGGTGTATTCTAATTTGGCCTTCTAATTTTTATTCTTAAAATCTAAGTGaaagtaattataattttatgcaTAATACTACTCTTAAGTCTTAACTTAAAACAATGTTTTGGAAAGGGAAAAATATACTTGTGTACATATACTTAAAATAGCATTTTTATAAGCCGATTAAAGTTGTTTAAATTTGTACTTAGTATTAAAAGAATATTACATAATGTTTACTAGTTGTcggtatttttttttgggttacatACGGAAGAAGACTAGTTGTCGGTATTTGAATATATTGAATTGGACATTAGATCTTACATATTTTTTAG
This portion of the Lotus japonicus ecotype B-129 chromosome 3, LjGifu_v1.2 genome encodes:
- the LOC130746935 gene encoding uncharacterized protein LOC130746935, giving the protein MILDKGSMQSKSNLDCFLRCTTPVVPSQFLPKHDIRKLNPLWHPWNREAVEYFTLGDLWNCFHECSVYGAGVPITLAKGETLVQYYVPYLSAIQIFTSNTFREETELGECETRDSYSDSYSDESECDKLWRWDGTSSEEGGFEQDCLWHQNDRLGHLYFQYFERSTPYGRVPLMDKITGLAERFPGLMSLKSVDLSPASWMAVSWYPIYHIPMGRTIKDLSTSFLTYHTLSSSFQDMDLDDDIEGAHEKRKEGEGISLPPFGLATYKMQGNVWISGHCGRDQERVVSLLSVADSWLKQLKVQQHHDFNYFRGIRHG